From Thamnophis elegans isolate rThaEle1 chromosome 12, rThaEle1.pri, whole genome shotgun sequence, one genomic window encodes:
- the GJB3 gene encoding gap junction beta-3 protein, with the protein MDWKTLQGLLSGVNKYSTAFGRIWLSVVFVFRVLVYVVAAERVWGDEQKDFDCNHRQPGCTNVCYDYFFPISHIRLWALQLIFVTCPSLLVIMHVAYREDRERKNREKNGENCPKLYSNTGRKHGGLWWTYLLTLFFKLGIEIVFLYLLHRIWDSFDLPRLVKCDLKPCPNTIDCYIARPTEKRIFTYFMVGASALCIVLTVCEIFYLIFKRMIRSMNKWKSNKKSLTYSKASTCHCHSKMEHGQDGKLKNSPLEGLRASAPNLTFI; encoded by the coding sequence ATGGACTGGAAGACGTTACAGGGCCTGTTGAGTGGCGTGAACAAATACTCCACTGCTTTTGGCCGCATCTGGCTCTCTGTGGTCTTTGTTTTTCGTGTCCTTGTTTATGTGGTAGCTGCTGAGCGGGTGTGGGGAGATGAGCAGAAGGATTTCGACTGCAATCATCGGCAACCTGGTTGCACCAATGTTTGCTAcgattattttttccccatctccCATATCCGTCTCTGGGCCCTGCAGCTGATTTTTGTCACCTGTCCATCCCTGCTCGTCATCATGCACGTGGCATACCGTGAggacagggaaaggaagaaccgggaaaaaaatggggaaaactgtCCCAAACTGTATAGCAACactggaaggaaacatggtggtcTTTGGTGGACTTATCTCCTGACACTCTTCTTCAAACTGGGTATTGAGATTGTCTTCCTCTATCTGCTTCACAGAATTTGGGACAGTTTTGACCTGCCACGCCTGGTCAAGTGTGATCTGAAACCTTGCCCCAATACAATTGATTGCTACATTGCTAGGCCGACTGAGAAGAGGATTTTCACATACTTCATGGTAGGGGCATCTGCTCTTTGCATCGTCCTTACTGTGTGTGAGATCTTCTACCTCATCTTCAAGAGAATGATCCGCTCAATGAACAAATGGAAGAGTAACAAGAAGTCCTTGACCTACAGCAAGGCCTCCACATGTCATTGCCATTCAAAGATGGAGCACGGACAGGATGGGAAATTAAAAAATTCCCCCTTAGAAGGCCTCAGGGCTTCTGCACCTAACCTGACTTTTATctga